The proteins below are encoded in one region of Acanthochromis polyacanthus isolate Apoly-LR-REF ecotype Palm Island chromosome 4, KAUST_Apoly_ChrSc, whole genome shotgun sequence:
- the LOC110968975 gene encoding ICOS ligand-like: protein MIFGVMDVFWVNSTNSKVYLNVFCAQMCARRRMPAALWHTGLLLSFLCMCACLGEDCVLGIVGRPVSLPCFYPDLLTLANYSIEWRREDEVVLRSVWEEDGNIQIWSMNRATVHTDATQTGNFSLELPEADPKQDNVSYSFFIISGENQRSLVCKVCLRIAASFSFPDLHREEAVEGQETSFHCQSSGGYPQPVVYWLINDTDEPPEGSVRTLAASLTDSRLYNITSHLTVNISRDSSVTCIIENPSMNETQTSTSYGTPSGPVVSRASEAMWIFSTALCAVVGVLVIVGVWYQIHLDRISKRKKKEYQQTQRGYKRRRRYKEEAEMMRQESKETDV, encoded by the exons ATGATTTTCGGAGTCATGGACGTGTTTTGGGTTAATAGTACCAATAGTAAAGTGtatttgaatgtgttttgtGCGCAAATGTGCGCTCGGCGGAGGATGCCGGCGGCTCTGTGGCACACTGGACTCCTGCTCAGCTTCCTGTGTATGTGCGCCTGTCTGG GGGAGGACTGTGTTCTTGGTATAGTGGGACGCCCGGTGTCTCTGCCCTGCTTTTACCCTGACTTACTAACTTTAGCGAATTATTCCATTGagtggaggagagaggatgaagtggtgctcagatcagtgtgggaagaggATGGAAACATTCAGATATGGAGCATGAACAGAGCCACGGTCCACACTGATGCTACACAAACTGGAAACTTCTCTCTGGAGCTGCCAGAAGCTGATCCCAAGCAGGACAACGTTTCTTAcagttttttcatcatttcaggGGAGAATCAGAGGTCGCTGGTGTGCAAAGTGTGTCTCAGGATAGCAG CCAGTTTCAGCTTCCCAGACCTCCACAGGGAAGAAGCAGTCGAGGGCCAGGAGACGTCCTTCCACTGTCAGTCCAGCGGCGGTTACCCTCAACCTGTAGTCTACTGGCTCATCAACGACACCGATGAGCCCCCCGAAGGCTCAGTGAGGACCCTGGCAGCATCGCTCACCGACTCCCGCCTCTACAACATCACCAGCCACCTGACGGTCAACATTTCCAGAGACTCCAGCGTGACGTGCATCATAGAGAACCCGTCCATGAATGAGACGCAGACGTCCACCAGCT ACGGAACGCCCAGCGGCCCCGTGGTGAGCCGAGCCTCCGAGGCCATGTGGATCTTCAGCACGGCTCTGTGTGCGGTGGTGGGCGTCTTGGTGATAGTGGGGGTTTGGTACCAGATCCACCTGGACCGGATCagtaagaggaagaagaaggaatACCAGCAAACACAGAGAG GATACAAAAGACGACGTCGGTACAAAGAGGAAGCTGAAATGATGAGACAGGAGTCAAAGGAGACAGACGTGTGA